From the genome of Mycoplasmopsis bovis PG45:
TTTTTAAACTCTAAATACCTTATAACTTCATCGCCTTTAGAGATTTTTAAACTTTTTAGATACATAAAAAAACTACTCCATTATCATTAATATCAATAGCACCTATTAAATACAACCAATCCAATGACAACAAAAAGATACTAATAGGCATATTGTCAGGCTTTTTAACTTCAGCATACAAAGTTATTATATCTATGCTTTTCTGTTCATATAAAGTGTTCAAAATAAGCGAAGCATT
Proteins encoded in this window:
- a CDS encoding ABC-three component system middle component 6; its protein translation is MLLPENINPKLCVYYNASLILNTLYEQKSIDIITLYAEVKKPDNMPISIFLLSLDWLYLIGAIDINDNGVVFLCI